From Macaca mulatta isolate MMU2019108-1 chromosome 1, T2T-MMU8v2.0, whole genome shotgun sequence, the proteins below share one genomic window:
- the RGS13 gene encoding regulator of G-protein signaling 13 isoform X2: MSRRNCWICKVFRDESKRPPSNLTLEEVLQWAQSFENLMATKYGPVVYAAYLKMEHSDENIQFWMACETYKKIASRWSRTSRAKKLYKIYIQPQSPREINIDNSTRQTIIKNIQEPTETCFEEAQKIVYMHMERDSYPRFLKSEMYQKLLKTMQSNNSF, translated from the exons ATGAGCAGGCGGAATTGTTGGATTTGTAAGGTGTTCAGAGATGAATCTAAGAGGCCCCCTTCAAA cCTTACTTTGGAGGAAGTGTTACAGTGGGCCCagtcttttgaaaatttaatggCTACAAAAT ATGGTCCAGTAGTCTATGCAGCATATTTAAAAATGGAGCACAGTGACGAAAATATTCAATTCTGGATGGCCTGTGAAACCTATAAGAAGATTGCCTCGCGGTGGAGCAGAACTTCTAGGGCAAAGAAGCTCTATAAGATTTACATCCAGCCACAGTCCCCTAGAGAG ATTAACATTGACAATTCGACAAGACAGACTATCATCAAGAACATTCAGGAACCCACTGAAACATGTTTTGAAGAAGCTCAGAAAATAGTCTATATGCATATGGAAAGGGATTCCTATCCCAGATTTCTAAAGTCAGAAATGTAccaaaaacttttgaaaactatGCAGTCCAATAACAGTTTCTGA
- the RGS13 gene encoding regulator of G-protein signaling 13 isoform X1 → MSRRNCWICKVFRDESKRPPSNLTLEEVLQWAQSFENLMATKYHFPTSTYSSTQPIQVACVTDSHSMIHRFLSDGPVVYAAYLKMEHSDENIQFWMACETYKKIASRWSRTSRAKKLYKIYIQPQSPREINIDNSTRQTIIKNIQEPTETCFEEAQKIVYMHMERDSYPRFLKSEMYQKLLKTMQSNNSF, encoded by the exons ATGAGCAGGCGGAATTGTTGGATTTGTAAGGTGTTCAGAGATGAATCTAAGAGGCCCCCTTCAAA cCTTACTTTGGAGGAAGTGTTACAGTGGGCCCagtcttttgaaaatttaatggCTACAAAAT ATCATTTTCCTACCTCTACCTACTCATCCACTCAACCCATCCAAGTAGCCTGTGTGACTGACTCTCATTCCATGATCCACAGATTTTTATCTg ATGGTCCAGTAGTCTATGCAGCATATTTAAAAATGGAGCACAGTGACGAAAATATTCAATTCTGGATGGCCTGTGAAACCTATAAGAAGATTGCCTCGCGGTGGAGCAGAACTTCTAGGGCAAAGAAGCTCTATAAGATTTACATCCAGCCACAGTCCCCTAGAGAG ATTAACATTGACAATTCGACAAGACAGACTATCATCAAGAACATTCAGGAACCCACTGAAACATGTTTTGAAGAAGCTCAGAAAATAGTCTATATGCATATGGAAAGGGATTCCTATCCCAGATTTCTAAAGTCAGAAATGTAccaaaaacttttgaaaactatGCAGTCCAATAACAGTTTCTGA